DNA from Agathobaculum sp. NTUH-O15-33:
TCGGATACGAACGAGCCGTAAGAAAACAGCCCTTCGCATAGGCCGACGGAGACGCGCTCCGGCTGGTGGCAGAACGCGAGCTTGCCCGCATATTCCAGACCAAGTTCATCCTCGCCGGCGATTTGGGCAATCAAAATTCCATACTCCGCGTTGATGGCGACCACGGGATCGCCCTGCGTCGTCCATAAGCCGGTATCATACCGCTTTTTGGTCGGATCGTCGCCGACAAGGTCGATATCGATCTTATCGTAGCCATCCTCTATGTATTCAGGGTTTTGCTGAATGAAAGCATCGAAGCTTTCCGCGTCCAACTCGGAAAAGCGGCTCAAAAATTGACCGCGCGGAGTGGTTGGCGTTTCGTCGACAGGATCCGTTTCCGGTTCCCACGTACTTTCCAAGCCGGCTTGGTTGCGGTTCATCAAATACCGTTTGAGCATGACGTCGTTGATGATGTCGTGCGGGATGAACCACGTCGCCAACCACTGGTGGGTCATGGTGCCCATGGCGGTCTCGATGTACCATTCCCGCCAGCGGGTGACGAAGTTGTTCGGTGTGTAAAGCAGAAAGGGATAGACTGCGGTGATACACACGAGTATAAAGCACGTAAAACCAAGTGCAAAGCGGTGTCGGGCGCCGTTCATGGCCGTATCTCTCCCCTTATCTCTCTGTGGCTTAGGCGGTCACTATCTTTATCTATTGATGCCGGCGGCTTAGCCCTTGCGGTGGCCGCGGAACGAACGCGAACGCGCCGGTCTTGCGGAGGAAGCCGCAGGCTGTCCGCCGGCTTGTTTGACGGCGGGCGCCGCTTCCGTACGGGCCGCCATAGCCGCCGCGACCTTCTGACGGATGCGCGCGGCTGCCGCCTCGCTCAGTTCGCCGGTGCGGGCGGGGGTGTGCGCGTCGTACCGGGGTTCGTTCTGTTCATATTTTGCATAGGGGGCGCGTCCACGGCCCCGCGCGCCTGCCGAAGACGAACGCGAGCGGCGCGGCGCGGCCGCTTTGGCGCGCTGTTCCTCTCGCGCCTCCGCGGCGGGTGCGCGGCGGGCGGTCTGGCCCGCCGCGGGAGCTGCGGCCTTTGCGGCCGGCTGGCGGCGCTGCTTCTGCGCTTTTTGGCGTTGGACGTCCGCCGCGACCTCTTCCGCCGTGGCGTTTTCCGAAACCGGCTTGCGGGTCCTACCGCGGGGCGCGGGCGCGCGGCGCGCGGTCTCCTCGCCCTCCTTCGGCACATGCGGCACTTCGCCCTCGACCGGGATCGCCCGGCCGATCAGCTTTTCAATATCGGCCAGATAGGGCCGTTCGGTATGGTCGCAGAAGGAAATGGCGGTGCCTTCCTGCCCGGCGCGGCCCGTGCGGCCAATGCGGTGCACATAGGTTTCCGGAATATTGGGTAGTTCAAAATTGATAACGAGCGGCAATT
Protein-coding regions in this window:
- a CDS encoding phosphodiester glycosidase family protein, coding for MNGARHRFALGFTCFILVCITAVYPFLLYTPNNFVTRWREWYIETAMGTMTHQWLATWFIPHDIINDVMLKRYLMNRNQAGLESTWEPETDPVDETPTTPRGQFLSRFSELDAESFDAFIQQNPEYIEDGYDKIDIDLVGDDPTKKRYDTGLWTTQGDPVVAINAEYGILIAQIAGEDELGLEYAGKLAFCHQPERVSVGLCEGLFSYGSFVSDMARDYDAMLAVNASGFADYEGNGTGGIPYGFLKSEGREIQGAEGGDWKIIGFDNEDRLQIGAFSDTSSLRDAVEFWPVLILNGENIIRNAGLNDAQPRTAIGQTKDKTAMFLVVDGRKTHSFGITYAGCGEIMERYGAYQAAMLDGGSSSVMVYNGREITSPTTLSQNPEGRYLPDCFVVK